The following proteins are co-located in the Polystyrenella longa genome:
- a CDS encoding STAS domain-containing protein: MNDPQATAFNVSHQDDITILSVKERFRSLDELHIYEMSTQLIDLARNMEPPLLVIDLSGVTYFGSSFLEILFRVWHQLRKREGELVLCSLQEHCEEVIRISNLDQLWKQFPDLLDAVEYLQSQYTE, encoded by the coding sequence ATGAACGATCCACAAGCTACAGCTTTCAATGTCTCCCACCAGGACGATATTACCATTCTATCGGTCAAAGAACGATTTCGTTCTCTGGACGAACTCCATATTTACGAGATGAGTACACAGTTGATTGATCTCGCCCGAAATATGGAACCTCCCTTACTGGTGATCGATCTTAGCGGCGTCACCTATTTCGGTTCTTCCTTTCTGGAGATCCTGTTTCGGGTCTGGCATCAGTTGCGTAAAAGGGAAGGCGAGTTAGTGCTCTGTTCTCTGCAAGAGCATTGCGAAGAGGTCATTCGGATCTCAAACCTGGACCAACTGTGGAAACAGTTTCCTGATCTCCTGGATGCCGTCGAGTATCTGCAATCACAGTACACTGAGTAG